The DNA region ATCAAAATTCTTTTGGGAAAACTTATTATGAGCATAGAAAAAAATTAGAACTTAGCGATGAAAACTTTTCCGAACTAAAGAATTATATTGAAAAAAATGGATTTGATTTTATTAGCAGCTTCACTGATATTCCAAGTTTACATTTTTTAATTGATTTGGGTGTTAAAATTTTAAAAATTGCTTCACAAAGAGCTACAGATATAGAGTTATTAAAAGAAACCGCTAAAACAAAATCTGCAATTATTTTATCAACAGGAATGTGTAATTTAAGTAATGTTGATAAAGCTGTAGATGTATTAAAAGATAATGAATTATATGTTTTGCAATCTACTAGTTCATATCCTTGTTCTGACTATGATTTGAATTTAAATATAATCTCATTATATAAAGATAGGTATTCTGGTATTATTGATGGTGTTGGTTTTAGTGGGCACCATACTGGTATTGCCCCAGACATTGCTGCATATATGCTTGGCGCTAGAATATTTGAAAGGC from Bacteroidales bacterium includes:
- a CDS encoding N-acetylneuraminate synthase family protein, with protein sequence MILKEKTENNNFYFIAEIGQNHQGKIDIAKKMVDEIKTIGGVSAIKTAKRNLDVCLTEEMKRMPYINQNSFGKTYYEHRKKLELSDENFSELKNYIEKNGFDFISSFTDIPSLHFLIDLGVKILKIASQRATDIELLKETAKTKSAIILSTGMCNLSNVDKAVDVLKDNELYVLQSTSSYPCSDYDLNLNIISLYKDRYSGIIDGVGFSGHHTGIAPDIAAYMLGARIFERHFTLDRAMKGTDHAASLEGRGLELVTKYLNQVKISIGSSEKRILPCEVDSIRKLRCDFM